A DNA window from Onychostoma macrolepis isolate SWU-2019 chromosome 13, ASM1243209v1, whole genome shotgun sequence contains the following coding sequences:
- the cnih1 gene encoding protein cornichon homolog 1 — protein sequence MAFTFAAFCYMLALLLTAALIFFAIWHIIAFDELKTDYKNPIDQCNTLNPLVLPEYLIHVFFCVMFLCAAEWLTLGLNMPLLAYHVWRYMSRPVMSGPGLYDPTTIMNADILAYCQKEGWCKLAFYLLSFFYYLYGMIYVLVSS from the exons ATGGCGTTCACATTCGCGGCCTTTTGTTATATGCTGGCACTACTGCTGACGGCGGCGCTTATCTTCTTCGCTATTTGGCAT ATAATTGCATTTGATGAGCTGAAGACTGACTATAAGAATCCTATAGACCAATGTAACACGTTAAACCCG CTCGTCTTGCCGGAGTACCTCATCCATGTGTTCTTCTGCGTAATGTTCCTGTGTGCTGCAGAATGGCTGACGCTTGGACTCAACATGCCTCTGCTGGCCTATCACGTCTGGAG gTATATGAGCCGCCCTGTTATGAGTGGACCTGGATTGTATGACCCCACTACAATAATGAACGCAGATATTCTGGCATACTGTCAGAAGGAGGGATGGTGCAAACTTGCATTCTACCTCCTCTCATTCTTCTACTATCTTTACGG GATGATCTATGTTTTGGTGAGCTCCTAA
- the cdkn3 gene encoding cyclin-dependent kinase inhibitor 3, with translation MRTSEFDSSDEEDLGEVEATPFQISWLSLSVVECSQSLGICSLPGCRYKETRRNLQKDVAEIRDQGVEDVFVFCTRGELVRYRVPCLLEVYSQNGLRVHHLPFPDGGAPELPQCSCILEELQECLQNQRRTVIHCYGGLGRSGLIAACLLLQLSVSMTPSAALEILRELRGGGAIQTVKQYNFLHEFREKFEAYQETKERLSERSVSR, from the exons ATGAGGACAAGTGAGTTTGATTCATCTGACGAAGAGGACTTAGGTGAAGTGGAAGCCACACCTTTTCAGATCTCATG GTTGTCTCTGTCGGTGGTGGAGTGTTCCCAGTCTCTTGGCATTTGTTCCTTACCtg GATGCAGATATAAAGAAACCAGAAGGAACTTGCAGAAAGATGTTG ctgagATCCGTGATCAGGGTGTGGAGGACGTGTTTGTGTTCTGTACCAGAGGAGAGCTGGTGCGCTACAGGGTGCCCTGTCTGTTAGAGGTTTATTCTCAGAATGGACTCAGGGTGCACCACCTCCCCTTCCCGGACGGGGGCGCCCCAGAGCTTCCGCAATGCAGCTGCATTCTGGAAGAACTGCAGGAGTGCCTGCAGAATCAGCGCAGGACTGTCATACA TTGTTATGGAGGTCTGGGACGCTCAGGGTTAA TTGCTGCATGTTTGCTGCTGCAGCTCTCTGTATCCATGACACCCAGTGCTGCTCTGGAGATCCTGAGGGAGCTGAGAGGAGGTGGAGCCATTCAGACCGTCAAG CAATACAACTTCCTTCATGAGTTTCGGGAGAAGTTTGAAGCATATCAAGAAACCAAAGAGCGGCTTTCAGAGAGATCAGTGTCCCGATGA